In one Roseburia intestinalis L1-82 genomic region, the following are encoded:
- the rfbD gene encoding dTDP-4-dehydrorhamnose reductase: MKKILVTGCNGQLGRAIRQEYKGEDVSFINTDVAEGEGIVALDITDVNAVLALVRAERPDVIINCAAHTNVDACEQQWDAAYRINAIGPRNLSIAAREVGAKMIHVSTDYVFEGNGTKPYTEFDEIHPVSAYGKTKAEGEKFVREFADRYFIFRTAWLYGDGKNFVKTMLRLAESHDEVSVVCDQQGSPTSAVELARAIHHFEPTENYGTFHATCEGDTNWAAFAEAIFKRAGKTTKVNHVTSEQYAKMNPASANRPAYSILENYMMKLTDGYKMAEWQDALDEYMKTLE; this comes from the coding sequence ATGAAAAAGATCTTAGTGACAGGGTGCAACGGACAGTTAGGGCGTGCCATCCGACAGGAATATAAAGGTGAGGATGTTTCCTTTATCAATACAGATGTTGCGGAAGGTGAAGGCATTGTGGCGCTCGATATTACCGATGTGAATGCTGTCCTTGCGCTGGTTCGTGCGGAGAGACCGGATGTCATTATCAACTGTGCAGCGCACACCAATGTGGATGCGTGCGAACAGCAGTGGGATGCCGCATACCGGATCAATGCGATCGGACCGAGAAATTTAAGTATTGCAGCAAGAGAAGTCGGAGCAAAAATGATCCACGTTTCCACCGATTATGTATTTGAGGGAAACGGAACAAAGCCATATACGGAATTTGATGAGATCCATCCGGTCAGTGCCTATGGAAAGACGAAGGCGGAGGGAGAAAAGTTTGTCCGTGAATTTGCAGACAGATATTTTATTTTCCGTACCGCATGGCTTTATGGAGATGGAAAAAACTTTGTAAAGACGATGCTTCGCCTTGCGGAGTCACACGATGAAGTCAGTGTTGTATGTGACCAGCAGGGATCCCCGACAAGTGCGGTGGAACTGGCAAGAGCCATTCATCATTTTGAACCGACAGAAAATTATGGTACATTTCATGCAACCTGTGAGGGCGATACCAACTGGGCAGCTTTTGCGGAAGCAATTTTTAAACGTGCAGGAAAGACAACAAAAGTCAACCATGTCACAAGTGAGCAGTATGCGAAGATGAATCCGGCTTCTGCAAACAGACCGGCATATTCGATTCTTGAGAACTATATGATGAAACTGACAGACGGTTACAAAATGGCTGAATGGCAGGATGCACTTGATGAGTATATGAAAACACTGGAATAA
- the glmM gene encoding phosphoglucosamine mutase yields MARMFGTDGVRGVAGSELTIELATKLGQAGAYVLTKEQEHQATIIVGCDTRISGGMLASALMAGICSVGANAIFVGVMPTPAIAYLTRKHKVDAGVVISASHNPMEFNGIKFFNGEGYKLSDELEDEIEALIRNNMKDVNLPIGSGVGKIDYRFDLRDEYVEFMKKCVPVDLTGMRIVVDCAEGAAHYTSVKTLKDLGADLVAIHTEPDGTNINANCGSTHMDELKARVVYENAAIGIAFDGDADRMLAVDEKGELVDGDQIMAICGTYMKQKGTLKKNTIVVTVMTNLGFSLMGEREGIHVEKTKVGDRYVLENMREHGYNIGGEQSGHVIFLDDNTTGDGLLSALHLLEVMVKTKKTLSELASVMEVLPQALVNAKVPNHKKDNFMDYQEIADAVAKLEQKFNGEGRVLIRPSGTEPLVRVMIEGKDQKVIDEEAKKLAELITKIML; encoded by the coding sequence ATGGCAAGAATGTTTGGTACAGATGGTGTCCGTGGAGTGGCTGGATCAGAACTTACGATCGAGCTTGCGACAAAACTTGGACAGGCGGGAGCTTATGTGCTTACGAAAGAGCAGGAACATCAGGCAACGATTATCGTTGGCTGTGATACGAGAATTTCAGGAGGAATGCTTGCAAGTGCACTGATGGCAGGAATCTGTTCTGTCGGTGCAAATGCGATTTTTGTCGGAGTAATGCCGACACCTGCAATTGCGTATCTGACGAGAAAACATAAGGTAGATGCCGGGGTTGTCATTTCCGCATCCCATAACCCGATGGAATTTAACGGAATTAAATTTTTTAACGGCGAGGGATATAAGCTTTCTGATGAGCTTGAAGACGAGATCGAGGCACTGATCCGTAATAATATGAAGGATGTCAACCTGCCGATCGGTTCCGGAGTCGGTAAAATTGATTATCGTTTCGATTTAAGAGACGAATATGTTGAATTTATGAAAAAATGTGTTCCGGTTGATCTGACAGGCATGAGGATCGTGGTTGACTGTGCAGAGGGAGCCGCTCATTATACGTCAGTGAAGACATTGAAAGATCTGGGGGCTGATCTGGTGGCAATCCATACCGAACCGGATGGAACGAATATCAATGCAAACTGTGGTTCGACGCATATGGATGAATTAAAAGCCAGAGTAGTTTATGAAAATGCTGCCATTGGTATTGCATTTGACGGGGATGCAGACCGTATGCTTGCTGTGGATGAAAAAGGAGAACTGGTCGATGGAGACCAGATCATGGCAATCTGTGGTACTTATATGAAACAGAAAGGTACCTTAAAAAAGAATACGATCGTTGTTACTGTTATGACAAACCTTGGATTTTCACTGATGGGAGAACGCGAAGGCATCCATGTGGAAAAGACAAAAGTTGGCGACAGATATGTTCTTGAAAATATGAGAGAACATGGCTATAATATCGGAGGCGAGCAGTCAGGACACGTTATTTTCCTGGATGACAACACCACAGGTGATGGTCTGCTTTCTGCACTTCATCTGCTTGAGGTTATGGTGAAAACGAAAAAAACTTTATCAGAGCTTGCATCTGTTATGGAAGTATTACCGCAGGCACTTGTAAATGCAAAAGTGCCAAACCATAAAAAAGACAACTTTATGGATTATCAGGAGATTGCGGATGCAGTTGCAAAATTAGAGCAGAAGTTTAACGGAGAGGGAAGAGTTTTGATCCGTCCATCTGGTACAGAGCCGCTTGTCCGTGTCATGATTGAAGGAAAAGATCAAAAGGTGATCGATGAGGAAGCTAAAAAGTTAGCGGAACTGATTACGAAGATCATGCTTTAA
- a CDS encoding HPr family phosphocarrier protein: MVSQKVTIKNPTGLHLRPAGILCKEAMQFKSHVTFRYRENTANAKSVLSVLGACIKSGDEIELVCEGEDEKEALTSIVTAIENGLGE; encoded by the coding sequence ATGGTAAGCCAGAAAGTAACGATTAAAAATCCGACGGGACTTCATTTGAGACCGGCTGGAATTTTATGCAAGGAGGCCATGCAGTTTAAATCACATGTGACATTTCGTTACAGAGAAAATACAGCAAATGCAAAAAGCGTGTTGAGTGTACTTGGTGCATGCATCAAATCCGGGGATGAAATAGAGCTTGTCTGCGAAGGAGAAGATGAAAAAGAAGCACTTACGTCGATTGTTACGGCAATTGAAAATGGATTAGGAGAATAA
- a CDS encoding CdaR family protein, with translation MLKNLAKKLTNNLGLKVLAVLFAIALWIVVVNIDDPVKPAQYTISVTQDNMDYLTSNGKYSETLGGKNTVTFTASAKRSILEKLSNTDFTAVADMEKIEYVEGDGVCRVPITITCSKYNSNTVTISSKQQYLDVTVEDLGNVQKKITASTEGTVMDGCALGDVSIVTSNLLKISGPSSVTSQISTVVATINVDGMSSDVTDTVVPVLYDADGNEIDASKLKMNINTVTITAQILNTKDVDLSFQTKGTVASGYTLKEITYSPKKVRIKGETDVLNKVAKIAIPDDVLDMSGATEDVETTVDITSYLPDGTSLVLAADAKVEVKVKVEPITTKTFEVDASAFTLENIPDATKAKITEDTIQVEVTGAESDIKKLSADDITGTVNLQGYGNGEHNIAADIDVDNELYQVKTVRIPVKMTAEDTEIKSTESSKKSASKTK, from the coding sequence ATGTTAAAGAATCTGGCAAAAAAACTAACGAATAATCTTGGCCTCAAGGTACTGGCTGTGTTATTTGCGATCGCTCTGTGGATCGTAGTGGTCAATATTGATGATCCGGTCAAACCGGCACAGTATACGATCAGTGTAACACAGGATAATATGGATTATCTTACCTCAAATGGAAAGTATTCCGAGACACTTGGCGGGAAAAATACAGTTACGTTTACGGCATCGGCAAAACGAAGTATTCTGGAAAAATTATCCAACACGGATTTTACTGCAGTTGCGGATATGGAAAAGATTGAATATGTGGAAGGTGATGGCGTATGCCGTGTCCCGATTACGATCACATGCAGTAAATATAACAGCAATACAGTTACCATTTCATCCAAACAGCAGTATCTGGATGTGACAGTGGAAGATCTTGGAAATGTACAGAAAAAGATCACTGCAAGCACGGAAGGTACGGTCATGGATGGCTGTGCACTTGGAGATGTTTCCATCGTGACATCGAATCTTTTGAAAATTTCGGGACCGTCTTCTGTTACGAGTCAGATCAGCACGGTAGTCGCAACGATCAATGTTGACGGAATGTCATCGGATGTGACCGATACAGTAGTGCCGGTTTTATATGATGCGGATGGTAATGAGATCGATGCTTCAAAGTTAAAAATGAATATTAATACCGTTACGATCACGGCGCAGATATTAAATACAAAAGATGTGGATCTTTCCTTCCAGACAAAAGGAACTGTGGCATCCGGCTATACATTAAAAGAAATTACCTACAGTCCGAAAAAAGTCCGGATCAAGGGAGAAACGGATGTGCTTAATAAGGTGGCTAAGATCGCAATACCGGATGATGTGTTAGATATGAGCGGTGCAACGGAAGATGTTGAGACAACTGTAGATATTACATCTTATCTTCCAGATGGAACTTCGCTGGTACTTGCAGCAGACGCAAAAGTGGAGGTCAAAGTAAAAGTAGAGCCGATCACAACAAAAACCTTCGAGGTGGATGCATCTGCGTTTACGCTTGAAAATATTCCGGATGCGACAAAGGCGAAGATTACGGAAGATACGATTCAGGTTGAGGTCACCGGAGCGGAAAGCGATATTAAGAAGCTGTCAGCAGATGACATTACAGGTACTGTTAATCTGCAGGGATATGGAAATGGTGAACATAATATCGCTGCAGATATTGATGTGGATAATGAACTTTATCAGGTAAAAACCGTGCGGATCCCGGTTAAAATGACTGCGGAAGATACGGAAATAAAATCAACGGAAAGCAGCAAAAAGAGTGCTTCTAAAACAAAATAA